Proteins encoded together in one Coffea arabica cultivar ET-39 chromosome 2c, Coffea Arabica ET-39 HiFi, whole genome shotgun sequence window:
- the LOC113727121 gene encoding cinnamoyl-CoA reductase 1-like, with product MAAWEAEKARTVCVTGAGGYLGSWLVKLLLSRHYTVHATLRNPEDEKYVHLKKLDKAAENLKLFKADLLDYNSISAAIRGCDGVFHVASPVPSGSVPNPEVELVEPAVKGTLNVLKACSEANVKRVVAVSSVAAVVVSPNRHKGEIIDETCWSDGEYCKTTNNWYCYSKTVAESEALQYAKETGLDVLTVCPSFVLGPMLQHDVNASSLALIKLLKEGYEEIENKFRDMVDVRDVAEALLLVYGRPEAEGRYICSSHLTTTKDTVEILRKNYPNYKYPKRFIEVKDDQGRGNVSSGKLQRLGWRYRPVEETLVDSVESYQQAGILD from the exons ATGGCAGCGTGGGAGGCTGAGAAGGCCAGGACAGTATGTGTTACAGGAGCAGGGGGATACCTGGGATCTTGGTTAGTCAAGCTACTCCTTTCCCGCCATTATACTGTTCATGCCACCCTCAGAAATCCCG AGGATGAGAAATATGTTCATCTGAAGAAACTTGACAAAGCAGCTGAGAATTTGAAACTCTTTAAGGCTGATTTGCTGGATTACAACTCCATTTCTGCAGCCATCAGGGGCTGTGATGGCGTATTTCATGTAGCTAGTCCTGTTCCTTCAGGCTCTGTTCCCAATCCTGAG GTTGAACTTGTTGAGCCGGCTGTAAAGGGTACCCTTAATGTACTGAAGGCTTGTTCTGAAGCAAATGTCAAGCGCGTTGTAGCTGTTTCCTCTGTTGCTGCTGTTGTTGTGAGTCCTAATCGGCATAAAGGTGAAATTATAGATGAGACGTGTTGGTCAGACGGGGAATACTGCAAGACAACAAAT aACTGGTATTGTTACTCCAAGACGGTTGCTGAAAGTGAGGCTTTACAATATGCAAAAGAAACTGGCCTTGATGTTTTAACTGTATGCCCATCCTTTGTTCTCGGCCCCATGCTTCAGCATGATGTGAATGCTAGCAGTCTGGCTCTTATAAAGCTGTTGAAAG AAGGATATGAAGAAATAGAAAACAAATTCCGGGATATGGTAGATGTGCGTGATGTGGCTGAAGCACTGCTTTTGGTTTACGGTAGACCTGAAGCTGAGGGGCGGTACATATGTTCATCTCACCTCACTACGACAAAGGATACAGTGGAAATTCTGAGGAAAAACTATCCCAACTATAAGTACCCTAAGAG ATTTATAGAGGTGAAGGATGATCAAGGCCGAGGAAATGTTAGCTCAGGAAAATTGCAGAGGCTGGGCTGGAGATATAGGCCAGTGGAAGAAACTCTTGTTGACTCTGTCGAAAGCTACCAGCAGGCTGGGATCTTGGATTGA
- the LOC113724210 gene encoding protein FAR1-RELATED SEQUENCE 5-like, which produces MDCTKLAEDGIPELRMEFNNEEDTYKFYNKYVFRMGFSVRKDYLNKDKDGVVTSRRYSCCKEGVKCKYEEHNHELHITQRAHMMPSQRKVSETQEFQTKISEDAGLSLKQSHELMGKEAGGMENVGYTREDLKRYLRTRRERSLKYGEAGSMLNYF; this is translated from the exons ATGGATTGCACCAAATTGGCAGAGGATGGGATCCCTGAGTTAAGAATGGAGTTCAACAATGAAGAGGATACGTACAAGTTTTACAACAAGTATGTTTTTAGAATGGGTTTTAGTGTACGTAAAGACTATCTGAATAAAGACAAAGACGGCGTGGTCACATCTAGGAGATATAGTTGTTGCAAGGAAGGTGTGAAGTGCAAGTACGAAG AGCATAACCATGAGTTGCACATTACTCAACGTGCGCACATGATGCCATCACAAAGAAAAGTGAGTGAGACTCAAGAATTCCAAACTAAAATAAGCGAAGACGCTGGACTTTCATTGAAACAGAGTCATGAGCTTATGGGAAAGGAGGCAGGTGGGATGGAAAATGTGGGATATACTCGGGAAGATCTGAAACGATATCTTCGTACTCGACGGGAAAGGAGTTTGAAATATGGAGAAGCAGGTAGCATGCTGAATTATTTTTAA